A genomic stretch from Ooceraea biroi isolate clonal line C1 chromosome 3, Obir_v5.4, whole genome shotgun sequence includes:
- the LOC105280828 gene encoding DNA-binding protein HEXBP-like, with the protein MVRGLEDSISAIATAGGCSPTSVETGPHKTAPDGLGRVWVRCPAIAALKVAKQARIRIGWTRVGVVLLEPRPLQCYKCLEVGHVQQRCPNQANRGDRCYHCGGTGHRARDCPAEAPHCSLCADLGKLAGHRLSGPACARNNSGRKKKGGRAAVEGSGTPSAPVTPTP; encoded by the coding sequence GGGGCTGCAGTCCCACTTCGGTGGAGACGGGCCCCCATAAAACGGCGCCGGACGGCCTGGGCCGAGTGTGGGTCCGGTGTCCTGCCATCGCGGCACTCAAGGTCGCGAAGCAGGCCCGGATCCGGATCGGCTGGACGAGAGTGGGGGTGGTGCTGCTGGAGCCACGCCCCCTCCAGTGCTATAAATGCCTGGAGGTGGGGCACGTACAGCAGCGCTGCCCCAACCAGGCGAACCGCGGCGACCGGTGCTACCATTGTGGCGGCACTGGTCACCGCGCCAGGGACTGCCCCGCTGAGGCCCCCCACTGCTCGCTCTGCGCGGACTTGGGGAAGCTCGCGGGGCATCGCCTGAGCGGTCCGGCCTGCGCCCGCAATAATAGCGGGCGCAAAAAGAAAGGGGGAAGGGCAGCGGTGGAGGGGTCGGGGACACCTAGTGCCCCCGTTACACCCACCCCGTAG
- the LOC113561605 gene encoding uncharacterized protein LOC113561605, translating into MAVTWGDVAVVGCYAAPALGLAEFEEYLERVGECVSTRLLPLPVLIAGDFNAKSCVWGSPRSDARGEVLVDWAATLGLCILNTGPESTCVRWQGESIVDLTLANPAAARRVSGWRVESGLETLSDHVYISMALALPLGTTPPPRRPAGGGRPRRWRIKEMCGDTLIASLLAATWPDKCPAEDVEEEASWLRSIVTDACDASMPRAGRPPGRRAAYWWLEEIAELRRSSVRARRRFLRARRSGIAARIDNAYGEYRTARYSLRQAISRAKEGAWDEFLRSINRDPWGRHYKLVMGRLRPWAPPITESLPPQVREAVINALFPTGEGVPPLTEDRPRVHEANEVPEVTPEEMAGC; encoded by the coding sequence ATGGCAGTTACGTGGGGAGACGTCGCCGTGGTCGGCTGCTACGCGGCTCCGGCATTGGGCCTCGCCGAATTCGAGGAATACCTGGAACGGGTGGGGGAATGCGTGAGTACACGCCTTCTCCCCCTCCCGGTCCTGATCGCGGGGGACTTCAACGCGAAGTCTTGCGTTTGGGGTTCCCCGCGGTCGGACGCCAGGGGTGAGGTCCTCGTCGATTGGGCGGCAACTCTGGGCCTGTGTATCCTGAACACAGGCCCGGAGAGCACCTGCGTGCGGTGGCAGGGGGAGTCAATAGTTGACTTGACTCTTGCCAACCCTGCTGCCGCACGCAGAGTGTCGGGGTGGAGGGTGGAGTCGGGCCTGGAGACATTGTCGGACCACGTCTACATCTCCATGGCCCTGGCTCTGCCCTTAGGGACGACCCCACCCCCTCGCCGCCCAGCCGGAGGCGGCCGACCACGGCGATGGAGGATTAAGGAAATGTGCGGGGACACGCTGATCGCTAGTCTCCTCGCGGCGACGTGGCCGGACAAATGTCCGGCCGAAGACGTGGAGGAGGAAGCCTCCTGGCTTCGGAGCATAGTCACGGACGCGTGTGACGCGTCGATGCCCCGAGCCGGGAGGCCCCCAGGCCGGCGGGCCGCTTACTGGTGGTTGGAGGAGATTGCCGAACTTCGGCGCTCCTCCGTCCGCGCCAGGAGGCGCTTTCTACGCGCCCGCCGGTCAGGAATTGCCGCGAGGATCGACAATGCCTACGGGGAGTACCGTACGGCGAGGTACTCCCTAAGGCAAGCGATCAGCCGGGCCAAAGAAGGGGCCTGGGACGAATTCCTCCGGAGTATAAACAGGGACCCGTGGGGGCGCCATTACAAACTTGTTATGGGCAGGCTCCGCCCTTGGGCGCCCCCGATCACGGAGTCCCTACCTCCGCAGGTGAGGGAGGCGGTCATTAACGCCCTCTTCCCAACGGGAGAGGGCGTTCCCCCCCTCACCGAGGACCGGCCTCGCGTGCACGAGGCCAATGAGGTCCCGGAGGTTACTCCGGAGGAGATGGCCGGGTGCTAG
- the LOC105277121 gene encoding uncharacterized protein LOC105277121: protein MSEESLSDHRFICFSVEKCRETRGSLCPPQLPRWALKKLDPAKLDTMTAFAQWGSFTPSASSSADDQIDELVDQVTNICDVVMPRVHEGLVRRSVYWWNNDISEARAQTNAARRRYTRARKRTDATLIENLRLEYTEARARYKRLIVLAQREAWSALLAQIDGDPWGRLYKVVLKKLRPGGVDPLATLPRPQVQEIVTTLFPPCIFSPLAHVATRPIPLQISWLRDDDPFDITPSELARVIPRVGSKAMAPGPDGIPGRI, encoded by the coding sequence ATGAGCGAGGAGTCACTCTCCGACCATAGGTTTATTTGTTTCAGTGTTGAGAAGTGTAGAGAAACGCGGGGGAGTTTATGTCCTCCGCAATTGCCCCGGTGGGCATTGAAGAAGCTGGATCCAGCTAAATTGGATACAATGACGGCTTTTGCACAATGGGGGAGTTTCACCCCCAGTGCTTCATCGTCGGCAGACGATCAAATAGACGAATTAGTGGACCAGGTAACAAACATATGCGATGTAGTGATGCCAAGGGTCCATGAGGGCCTAGTCAGGAGATCAGTATATTGGTGGAATAATGATATTTCGGAGGCACGGGCCCAAACAAACGCGGCTCGACGTCGTTATACACGCGCACGAAAACGTACGGACGCGACATTGATAGAGAATCTTCGATTAGAATATACGGAGGCGCGGGCACGATATAAACGCCTAATTGTGTTAGCGCAGCGGGAAGCGTGGTCGGCCCTTTTGGCCCAGATAGATGGGGACCCTTGGGGTCGCCTTTACAAGGTTGTTTTGAAGAAACTTCGTCCGGGAGGTGTCGACCCGTTGGCTACTTTGCCTCGCCCGCAGGTCCAGGAAATCGTGACGACACTATTTCCGCCGTGTATATTTTCACCTTTGGCTCATGTGGCCACTAGACCGATACCATTGCAGATTTCATGGCTTCGTGACGACGATCCGTTCGACATCACACCGTCGGAACTGGCGCGGGTTATACCGCGAGTAGGCTCGAAGGCGATGGCCCCGGGCCCCGATGGGATTCCCGGTCGTATTTGA
- the LOC105277122 gene encoding uncharacterized protein LOC105277122: MPNLRGPSEEKRQKWQRRLADPGESGRRVAGAVQPILCEWVDRGWGTLTYRTTQVLSGHGCFGEFLCRIGKERGPHCHHCGAERDTADHTLAECAAWDVERRVLKDVVGEDLSLLTVMRKMVGSERNWRAVSSLCEQVMLRKEEAERERRPGVGRRGPGHG, translated from the coding sequence ATGCCCAATTTACGAGGGCCGTCGGAGGAGAAACGTCAGAAGTGGCAGCGGCGACTCGCCGACCCGGGCGAATCGGGTCGGAGAGTCGCCGGGGCCGTCCAGCCCATCCTCTGCGAGTGGGTGGACAGGGGATGGGGGACGTTGACCTACAGGACGACACAGGTTCTCTCCGGACACGGATGCTTCGGGGAGTTCCTGTGTCGTATCGGGAAGGAGCGCGGGCCGCACTGCCACCATTGCGGGGCGGAAAGGGACACGGCGGACCACACCCTTGCCGAATGTGCGGCGTGGGATGTGGAACGCCGTGTCCTGAAAGACGTCGTGGGGGAGGACCTTTCGCTCCTGACCGTCATGAGGAAGATGgtcgggagcgagaggaactGGAGGGCGGTCTCCTCCTTGTGCGAGCAGGTGATGCTGCGGAAGGAGGAGGCCGAGCGTGAGCGCCGACCGGGGGTCGGCCGGAGGGGTCCCGGCCACGGATGA
- the LOC113561643 gene encoding uncharacterized protein LOC113561643: protein MSVEIKNLIILISVMVTCAAAPIYLVSSEAISGAVFAHPAVLINSAMEDNLPNELRNNFYKNANIAAGLAKESWFIDKEMQVIDRETDKIPRAKIYSVLHSAGFVRR from the exons ATGTCAGTTGAGATTaaaaatcttattattttgataagcGTGATGGTAACATGCGCGGCTGCGCCTATTTATCTTGTCTCCTCTGAAGCGATTTCTGGAGCAGTATTCGCTCATCCAGCTGTTTTAATCAATTCGGCAATGGAAGATAATCTGCCAAATGAATTACGAAACAATTTCTACAAAAATGCAAACATTGCTGCGGGCCTTGCAAAGGAGTCCTGGTTTATTGACAAGGAAATGCAG gtGATTGATCGAGAAACAGATAAAATTCCTAGAGCCAAAATTTACAGTGTGCTGCACAGTGCTGGCTTCGTTCGCAGATAA